A portion of the Myripristis murdjan chromosome 13, fMyrMur1.1, whole genome shotgun sequence genome contains these proteins:
- the LOC115369720 gene encoding P2Y purinoceptor 3-like translates to MEHFHLCPVSDYYERILLPVTYSIVFVLGLSLNGALLWSVCWRTRSWSGTVVYLTNLAVADLLYVLALPPLIISNSMGDAWPFGNIICKAVRFFFLTNLHCSMMFLTCVSVYRFLGVCFPIAALRLRTKKLAIFASGSVWVLATAEILPTLVFAHTGFINNMTVCFEMTDPRQFNIYFPYGMFLTTVGFLVPFLVIVICYSSMIKVLYFRAAEGITNARTKKMRNKSLRTLLLVCLLFVLCFVPYHIARTVYLVVRVYMVGDCHLLNVVMISFKVWKPLVSLNCCANPLLYFWGSDHYRKKIHACLCRRTKRVHPAVCLVDAGSTNRSGG, encoded by the coding sequence ATGGAGCACTTCCATCTCTGTCCCGTGTCGGATTACTATGAAAGGATCCTACTACCGGTGACCTACAGCATTGTGTTCGTGCTGGGCCTGAGCTTGAACGGGGCTCTGCTGTGGTCGGTGTGCTGGCGGACCCGCAGCTGGAGCGGCACGGTCGTCTACCTGACCAACCTCGCCGTGGCAGACCTCCTCTACGTCTTGGCCTTGCCCCCGCTTATTATCAGCAACTCCATGGGAGATGCTTGGCCCTTCGgcaacatcatctgcaaagcAGTCCGATTCTTCTTTTTGACCAACCTCCACTGCAGTATGATGTTCCTCACCTGCGTCAGCGTGTACCGTTTCCTCGGGGTGTGCTTCCCCATCGCTGCCCTGCGACTCAGGACCAAGAAACTGGCCATTTTTGCGTCAGGCTCAGTTTGGGTCCTGGCCACGGCGGAAATATTACCGACACTGGTCTTTGCTCACACGGGGTTCATCAACAACATGACTGTATGCTTTGAAATGACTGACCCCAgacaatttaatatttatttccccTATGGCATGTTTTTAACTACAGTTGGTTTCCTGGTACCATTCCTCGTTATTGTCATTTGCTATAGTTCTATGATAAAGGTGCTTTATTTTCGGGCCGCGGAAGGCATCACTAATGCAAGGACTAAAAAGATGCGCAACAAGTCCTTGCGCACTCTCCTTCTTGTGTGCctgctgtttgtgctgtgttttgtgcCTTATCACATTGCTCGGACCGTCTACCTGGTCGTGCGGGTCTACATGGTTGGGGACTGTCACCTCCTAAATGTGGTCATGATCTCCTTCAAAGTGTGGAAGCCTCTCGTCAGTCTCAACTGCTGTGCAAATCCTCTCCTCTACTTTTGGGGCTCTGATCATTACCGCAAGAAGATCCATGCCTGCCTGTGTCGCAGGACCAAGAGAGTCCATCCCGCCGTGTGTCTGGTGGATGCAGGCAGCACAAACAGGTCCGGGGGATAG